The Kocuria turfanensis genome contains the following window.
CCGAACATGCGGGTACTCCTTCGTGGACACCAAGTGAAAGGCACCTGGCGAGCAGAAGAGCGGGCAGCCGGTGCGCGATGTCCTCAACGCTACGAAGGTGTGACGCGGGCCACTAGCCGATTAATTCGACGTGGACTGATACTTCTGCGCAGTCTACGAGGCGGGTCCTCTCTACCCAAGTCGCGGTCACGACCGCTGGGCAGAACTAAAGTGCGCTTCCGCAACGAGACGTACGGCATTCCAAAATCACCGATGCTGCTCCGCACGACATCAGTCGGGTGCCACACATCTCGGCAACGCCACAAGTGTTTAGTACACCCGGGTCTATATGCGGTGGGCACACATAGGGTGCTCGACCACCGGAACCTCTGATCACCACCGAGGTTCCCATCGGCGAGGCGTATTGCGACTTGCCGAGCGAGGTGGGCATCCTCGTGATAAAGACAATCGTAAGCCAATGACAGCAGAGTCCTAGATGCCTCAAAAGTGGGGCTAAAGTGGCTTCAGGGGAGGCAGGCGGGCCCACAGCGCGACACGGCAACGGCATGAGATTCTTGGAAGGGTGGAATGAAGGCCCCGAGTGACAATCCCATCAATGAGAAAAATGAGGACCTATTAAGTCGTGCGGACACTGCCGCACAGTTCGCGCGTCAAGTACTTAAGCATGACGCGAGTCAAGGTCTCGTTGTTGGCGTGTTGGGTCCATGGGGATCGGGAAAAACATCATTTCTGAATCTTGCCCGACCCCAACTGGAGAAAGCTGGCGCGGCACTTTTAGATTTCAATCCATGGATGTTTAGTGGGGCTGATCAGCTCGTCGACTCATTTTTTGTCGAGCTTGCCGCTCAACTCAAGCTGAAGGCGGGCCTTCCCGCCATAGGTAAGCTTGTAGAAGAGTACGGAGAGGTATTTTCCGGCCTGGGGTGGGTGCCTGTCGTAGGGACGTGGTTTGAGCGCAGCAAGGTAGCCACAACGCTTGTCGGGCGCCTCATGCAGTGGCGTGAAGAAGGTGTTGAGCAGCGTCAGGATCGACTTAGAAAGGCCCTGCTTGAGCTCGAAAAGCCGATCATCGTCTTTCTGGATGACATAGACCGGCTTTCCAGTGTAGAAATACGTGACGTATTCAAGCTCGTGCGATTGACGGCAAGCTTTCCCAATGTTACGTACATCGTTGCGTTTGACCGTACTCGCGTTGAGTATGCTTTGTCGGAAGAGAACCTTCGAGGTCGGGACTATTTGGAAAAAATTCTCCAGTTGGCTGTCGATTTGCCAGCGGTTCCGCCGGAATTGTTGCGAAAACGTACGATTGCTGCACTGGATGAGCAACTGCCAGAGGCTGCCTGGATTGACAGTGCCGATAATAACAGGTGGCCAGATGTCTATATGGAGATTATTAGTCCACTAATTAAAAACATGCGGGACGTGAGGCGATATGTTGCGTCTATGGGTGGGGCTATGGAGACCCTGGCAGGCAAAGTGGCACTGTCAGATATTCTTGGTCTCGAAGCAATCCGCATTTTCTTGCCAGATGTTTACTCTCATCTACACCTCTCTGCCCAGGCTCTTACCGCTCTTCCCTCGGATTGGCCGAAGGGGCAAGATTCGCCGGAGTATGTCGCTTATGTTGAGGAACTGATTAGAAGAGGTGGCGAACATGGGTCGGTCGTCGCTGCTGTTATCAAACAAATGTTTCCCGCCGCGCAACGCCACCTTGGAGGGTCGGCGTACGTACGCGGCTCGGAAAAGGAGTGGTTGCGAACGCGTCGTGTAGCCCACGAAGACATTTTGCGTCTTTACCTTGAAAAAGTTGCGGGTGCCTCGTTGACCGCCTTCGACCAAGCGCAGCGTGCGTGGGCAGTAATGGATGACTTACGGGGCATTAGCTCCGTCCTGAATGCAGTCGACCCGCAGCAATTGCCAGACGTTGTATCCCACCTAGAAGTTTATGAAGATGCGTTTGGCGATAATCATGTTGTTTCTGGGGTTGTTGCCCTCGCGAATCAATTTGAAAAATTGCCCGACCGGGATATAGGTGTTTTTGATATTCCGGACGAACTGATTGTTAGTCGTTTGATGTATCTAATTTTGCGTAAAGTTGAAGATGAGCAACGTCTTGCTGACATGGTCCGTGAAATTTTGGTTTATGTGCCGTCCTTGAACGGCCAACGGCACGTCTTAGACATTGTGGGGTACCGTGAAAACGCTGGGCATAGGTTAATTTCGCAGGACGCCGCGGCAAGTTTTGAACGAGCATGGCGGGCCGAAGTTCGTTCTCGTTCCGCCACTAACCTTTCGATGGAGCGCGAGTTGTTGCGTGTGGTCGTGGATGCTCAGAGGTCGAACTCCGATGAGCCGAACTGGCGACCTCCGGAGGACCCTGACTTGACCGTATCGATTTTGCAGTCGGCTGTGAGTCGAGCCCGGAGTCAAGAACTTGGAAAGCGTGCCATTCAATATGAAGACCGGCTTGCCTGGGATTCGTTAGTCAAAGCGTTTGGTTCACAGTTGGACTTGATCTGGCACGTTGAATTGGCGCGGGAGGTAAGGGGGCAGCAGCATGCTGAGCTCTTTGAGCTCGTCGACAAGTACTTGGGGGGATGGAGAACTGCAGACTAGTGGCCCGTCTGCGAACTGCTTGAACGCTTGTCGGGGTGGGATCATGGGTTATGGCAAACCATCCTGCGGCGCCGCTGCTATTGCGGGAAGGCGACCGGGAGAAGCCGCAGAGGCTGGTCCGGTCCACCTCGGTGCGCGCCGGGCTGGCCCAGCGGGCAAGGCTCGTGCTCCTAGCCGCCGACGGGGTCTCCAACACCGAGATCGCTGAGAATGTCGGGGCCACCCGCACCACGGTCATCGCCTGGCGGGCCCGCGACGACGCGGCCGGCATCGAAGGGCTGGCCGATCACGACCGGTCCGGGAAGCCCCGGCGGATCGACCACGGCGCGATCGTGGCCGCCACCCTGCGGCCGCCGCCGAAAAAGCTCGGGGTCACGCACTGGTCCTCCCGGCTGCTGGCCGCCCGGCTCGGGATCGACCACAGCACCGTGGCCACGGCCTGGCACGAGTACGGGGTGGCGCCGTGGCGGGAGGGCACCTTCACGTTCTCCACCGATCCGGAACTGGTGGCCAAGGTCGTCGACGTCGCGGGGCCCTACCTGGCCCCTCCTTCAGAACGCGGTGGTGTTGTGCCTGGACGAGAAGTCGCAGATCCCGGCCCTGGAGCGCACCTCCCCGGGTCTGCTGATGCAGCCTGGGAAGCCGGCGGCGCGCACCCATGACTACCTCCGGCACGGAATCTCGACCTTGTTCGCTGCCCTGGAGATCGCCACCGGCCACGTCACCGCCGCGAGCAAGCCCCGGCACCGGCGCCAGGAGTTCCTGGCCTTCCTCCAACAGGTGGCACGGGCCTACCCGGAGAGGGAGCTGCACCTGGTGATGGACAACTACGCCGTGCACAAGACCCCCGAAGTGAGAGCCTGGCTGGCGGAGAACCCCAGGTTCCGGGTGCACTTCACACCCACCTCGGCGTCGTGGCTTAACCTGGTCGAAGTCTGGTTCGGGATTATCGAGCGCCAGGCTCTGCACCGGGCCGATGTCGTCTCCGCGCCCGAGCTCAACGCCAAGATCCGGGCCTTCGTCACCGACTGGAACGAGCGCTGTCACCCGTTCGTGTGGACCAAGACCCGCACCGAGATCCTCAAGAAAGCCAACCGACCAACCACTTCAAAGACGGGCCACTAGAAAGGAAACAGGCGCATTAGGTATGCATTATTCCCATCCGAACTGAAGGACGCCAGCCAAAATTATCAGTTATACGCCCTAAGCGACTTCCCGGAAGCGAAGGTAAGCTTTTTCCAGCAGGACACTTGAAGGACGCTCTTTGCGCTGTTGGGGAAGGACCAAGAGCCGCTCTCCGTGACGCTCCTGCAAGCCATGCCGCAACATGGGTCCGTCAACTTCATTTAGAAGATCTGTTCGGATTTCCACGACATAATCCGGACGTATCCCCATGAATTTTCTATCATAGGCCGAGTGGTGAATCTTGCACAAAGATAACCCGTTGGTCACAGCGGCGATGCCGTCCTCGTGAGCGTCCGGCAAAATGTGAGCGGCATCCAACAATTCCACATGGTGGAGAGCACAAACGGCGCAGTGCTCGTCATAGGCCCTCATGACCATGGAACGGAACACTGGCTGGTGAAGTCGTTGACGAGCCATGCGCGCGGCATAGCGCTTTTCCACCACGCTCAAAGAGGGCCCCTCAGAGAAGATCTGCCCATCCCTGGATAGACGGTCCATATCGGCGACTTCGACCATGAACTGTTGTTCATCTGCTTCTTCGCCCACCAAGAAGACGGGGAAGACTGCCTGATAGACACCTTCCGCGACACCGTAGAACCAGATTAGAGGTAAACCCGCCTCCATGGCTGCTCGCAAGGCCCGATTGTCAGGGATGTCCGGCCCGCCATCTCGCCATTTATAGCGCATCAAGCCGTCGCTGCCTACGGCATCCTCGTAAGGCCGTTCCCTGCCCGGTTTCGTAAATTTCGTGGTGAATGAAAGCGCAGCACCAAAACTTGCAGGCTTCCAAATGCCCTTGTACCGGTTGCGGAGTGGAATTTTCGCACCATCATATTCAAATTCTTCAATATCGAGGTAGTACATTGGCTCTGCACCGTCGTTAGTGCGCATCGCCAACCACTCCATGGCCGCGTGGCGGAACTTCATCTCGTGCTCAAATGTCATGCGTGGAAAGGCAGCCATAAACGGAGTCTAGGGCGCCCATTGGTCTTCAGCCCCGAAGGACGCGCACATCGTCATGCATGATGCTGCTTCGCTATGAGCATCTCGCTGCAGTGCTTTGTTCATGCGTCAGGGAACTCGATTACCTGCCGCACCGCCCGCCCCGCGTCCAGCTCGTCCATCGCCTCGTTGATCTGCTCGAGCCGGATGTGGGAGGTGATGAGCTTCTCCAGCGGCAGCGCGCCGTCACGCCACATCTGCTCGTACTTGGGGATGTCCACCGCCGGCACGGCGGAGCCGAGGTAGCTGCCGATGATCTGGCGGGCCTCGGCGGTGATCTTCAACGGCTCGATCTGGGACATCGCACCGGGTGCCGGCAGGCCCACGGTGACGGTCACCCCGCCCACGGCGGTGGCGTTGAACGCGGTCTCGAACGCCCGCGGATGCCCGGCGGCCTCGATCACCACGCGGGGCTTGTCCTCCAGCGCCACGAGCTCGTCCGGGGTGAGCGCCTCGTCGGCGCCGAACTCCTTCGCCAGCTCCAGCTTCTCGGCCAGCGTGTCCACGGCGATCACCCGGCGGCAGCCCACGGCCTTGGCCACCAGCACCGCGGCGAGCCCCACGCCGCCGAGGCCGACCACGGCCACTGCGTCGTCGGGGGTGGCCTGTGCCGCGTTGATCACGGCCCCTCCCCCGGTGAGCACCGCGCACCCCATGACGGCCGCGATGGGGGCCGGGACGTCCTCGCCCACGGGCACCACGGAGCGGCGGTCCACCACGGCGTGGGTGGCGAACCCGGAGACCCCCAGGTGGTGGTAGACGTTCCCGCGGGCCTGGGAGGTGAGGTGCTGGGAGCCCTCGATCAGGGTGCCGGAGGCGTTGGCCTTCGAGCCGACCGTGCACGGCAGCAGCCCCTCGGTCCGGCACGCGGCGCACTCGCCGCAGCGCGGCAGGAACGCCATCACCACGTGCTGGCCTTCCGAGAGGTCGGTGACCTCGGCGCCCACGTGCTCGACGACGCCGGCCGCCTCGTGCCCCAGCAGCATCGGCAGGGGCCGCGGCCGGTTGCCGTTGACCACGGAGAGGTCGGAGTGGCACACCCCGGCGGCGGTGATCCGCACGAGCAGCTCGGTGGGCCCGGGCTCGCCGAGCTCGAGCTCCTCGACGCGCAGCGGCTGCGACTCCGCGTACGGGGCCGAGGCCTCCATGGTCTCCAGGACGGCTCCACGAATCTTCACGACGACCTCCGGTCTCGGTGCTGGGCTGTGACGCCGTTCACCGTACCGCCCGGTCCGGGAGTTATCGAGGACGTGCGCCGGACCGTCCCGCCGCGGGATCGGCCCGCCCCGGTCCGTGCGGAGGAATCGGCAGTATGCGTAGTATCGGTGTGCGGCACTTCAGGAGAACCCCCGTCGCCGCAGGGACCCCCGACCTGAGAAGGAAGACCCCCCATGATCGGCTTCATCGTTGCCGGACTCGTCATCGGCGCCCTCGCCCGGCTCATCAAGCCCGGCAAGCAGCACCTCAGCCTGATCGCCACGCTGCTGCTGGGCCTGGCCGGCTCGGTGATCGGCGGCGTCATCGCCAGCGCGCTGGGCACCGGCGACATCTTCGAGCTCAACGTCCTGGGCTTCATCGTGGCCGTGATCGCCGCGGTGCTGCTGATCGGCGTGGCCGAGAGCCTGGCCGGGCGCAACCGGGCCGTGCGCTGACCGCTCAGCCGAGCAGCACGGGCAGGAGCAGGCCGATCACCGTGAGCACGGCGCCGGTCCAGAACAGCCACCGCGTCATGCGGTAGGGGGCCGTGAGCGCCCATCGCCGCGGATCGCGGACGCGGTAGTACACCGTCACCTCGGCCCCAGGGGCGGGAACGGGCGCCGGCGGGTCCGGCCACGGCTCCTCGTGGATCTCGTAGCGGGTGGTGTGCCAGCGCAGGCAGGACTCCCCGTCCGTGAGCACGTGCAGGGCCTCCGTCTTGTGCCAGCCGAGGTAGAGGCACCGGATGAGCAGGGCCGCCACCACCAGCGCCACACCGGTGTTGGTGGCGGCGGCGCTGAGCACTTCGAGCAGAGCCGCTCCACGGAGTCCGGTCACGGTTCCGAGCCTAGTGACCGACCGTGCGGGTCACCGTGCGACGCCCCCCGATTCCCAGGCATCTCCCGGCCGATGCGCCAGGTCGTGGCCTCAGGCACCCGCCGGCGGGGCGGCCCGGTAGGCCAGTCCGCGCCGGCGGGCGAGGACGATCAGGACCGCGGCGATGGCCGAGATGACCAGCATCGGCACCAGCATGAACGGGCCGCCGGCGCCGGCCGAGCGGTCGAGCCCCTCGCTCATCTGGCCCGCGGCGGTGGCCACCAGGAAGAGCATGACGTTGTTCGCCGCGTGCACCAGCGAGGCCGCCTCGAGCCCGCCCGTGGCCTGGCTCAGCAGCGACATCGCGATCCCGAAGACCAGGTAGTAGACGATCAGCCACACGTCGGTGGCGAAGTGCGCGATCGAGAACAGCACGGCGCTCACCCCGGTGCCGACCACCAGGGACGGGACGGCCCCGGAGACCCACGAGCCGGCCGCGCGCTGGATCACGCCGCGGAAGATGTACTCCTCGGAGGCCGCCTGCAGGGGCGTGGTCAGCAGGACGACCGCGAGGAAGGCCCACGCGGTCGCGTCCAGGGAGAGCGGGCCCGGCGCCTCGACGAGCGCCACCAGCCCCACGTAGGCCACGAACAGCGGCACGACCACCAGGGCGGCCCGCCCGCACCAGCCCCAGCGGAAGCGGCCCAGCACCGAGTGCAGGGTGCCGACCGGCTGCCGGTGCAGATACCGGTGGAGGACCAGTGCGACGACGGCCGAGAGCACCAGCGTGAGATTGCTGGCCAGCAGCAGCACCGGCGTCATGGTGATCTGCCCGCTCGCGAGGTCGTCCATCGTGGTGGAGCCCAGGACGAGGTCGATCCCCATGGCGCCGAAGGTCAGCACGATCGAGAACAGCAGCACCGCCGCGCAGAGCACCAGGATGCTGGTGAGTCCCTTCCACCAGCGGTTGCGGGGTGTGCGGTAGAACTCCGCGTAGGTGACCGGCGCCGTCGTCGGGACGCCGAACGGCGGGACCGGGCCGCCGGGGCGCCCCGGGTACGGGGCCGCGGGCCACCCCACAGGGCCGGGAGGCCGGACGCCCGAGGGCGCGGGCGCAGGAGGGGCGGGCTGCCAGGGCGCCGGTCGCCGCGGAGGCTGCGAGGTCATGCCTCCAGCGTAGTTCTCGGCACCGACCCCAGGGTCCGGGGCCCGTGCCGGGCCGGTGTCGCGGACGGTCAGGCGGGACCGGCAGAGGGCGTGCCGCCGTCGGAGGGGGACGGCAGGTAGTGCTCCAGCGGGGAGAACTCCGGCTGCGAGGAGGCGTCGCCGACGGCGTGGGCGCCCACCGCGTTGGCGGCGCGCAGGGCCGTCTCGTGGTCGAGCCCGGCGGCGAGGGCCAGCACCAGCGCGGCGCAGAAGGCGTCACCGGCGCCGACCGTGCTGACCACGGCGACCTCGTGGGCGGGGGCCGAGGCGATCTGCCGCCCGTGCGCGTAGAGGGCCGAGCCCTGGGCGCCGTAGGTCACCGCGACCAGCTCGGCGTCGGCCAGCTCGGGGATCCGGGCGTACTCGGTCTCGTTCACGATGACGAGGTCGCACCGCTCCACGAGCTCGGCCGGGAGGGGCCGGGCCGGGGCGGCGTTCAGGGCGAAGAAGCCCGGGGTCCGGCGGGCGGTCTCGCACACGGTGTCGAGCTCGATCTCCAGCTGGCAGAGCACGACGTCCTCCGGCGCGAAGCTCACGTCCTCGAGGGACACCTCGGCGTTGGCCCCGGCGCAGACGGTGATCTGGTTCTCCCCGTGGCGGTCCACCGTGATGAGGGCGGTGCCGGTCGGCGCCGGCACGCGGCGGACGCCGGTGGTGTCGACGCCGGCGGCCGCCAGGTGGCGGAGGAGGAGCCCGCCGTCCGGGTCGTCGCCGACGGCGCCGATCATCCGGGCGCGGCCGGCCAGCCGTGCGGCGGCCACGGCCTGGTTGGCGCCCTTGCCGCCCGGCTGCCGCTGCAGGTCCGCGCCGATGACGGTCTCCCCGGGCGCGGGCAGCCGCTCGCACACCGCCGTGAGGTCGACGTTGATGCTGCCCACCACGGTGAGCGCGGCCCTGGAGGGCTCCGCGGGCGCGGCCGGGGCGAGCCGGCGGAGGGTGTTCAGGAGGTGCGGCGCGAAGTCCTCGGCCAGCTCGAGCACCACGCGGCACCGGGCGCCGGCGGCCGCGGGGTAGCCGGTGAACCGCCCGCGCAGGTCGCAGATCGTCTGGCCGCGCCCGGGGCCGTCGGTCGTGTCGACCTGGACCGTCACCCGCGGCGCGAGGGCCGGTTCCACGGTGCCGGCCGCCAGGGCCGCGGCCAAGGGGTCGTGCAGGGCGGAGAGCGGGCGGCCGAAGACCCCGGTGTAGAACTCGGCGTAGCGCTCGAGCATCGCGGCCAGCGGGGGCAGCGCCGGATGGTCGACGGCGGCGAGCTGCTGCCGCTGATCCTCGTCCAGGCGGTGGTCCATGGTGACGTCCAGCGGCACGAGGGTCACCTCCCAGGCGGCGGCGAGCACCTCGGCGGCCGCCTCCGGGTCGTGCAGGATGTTGGCCTCGGCGACCGGCGTGCGGTTGCCGGGGACCAGGGCGGCGCCGCCCATGACGGTGACGCCGGCGACCAGCCCGGGCAGGGCGGGGTCCTGCCGCAGGGCGCGGGCGAGATTGGTCAGCGGGCCGGTGGCCAGCACGTGCAGCTCGCCCGGGTGCTCGTGAGCCAGCCGGATGAGCATCGCGTCCGCCGCCTCGGTCACCGGCTCGGCCGCCGTCCGCGGCAGCTCCACGTCCCCGGTGCCGTTGCCGCCGTGCACCGCCGGGGCGCCCCCGCCGAACCGGTCGCGGAGGGGGTCACGGGCGCCGACCGCGACCGGGATGTCGGAGCGGTCCAGCAGCGCCAGCAGATCCACGGTGCTGCGCGCGGCGGTCCCAGCGTCGGTGTTGCCGCTGACGGTGCCGATGCCCCGCAGGTCGACCGAGGGGGTGGCCACCAGGTAGGCCAGGGCGACGGCGTCGTCGATGCCGGTGTCGCAGTCCATATAGAGGGGCCGGGCAGCCGGATCGGTCATCGCTCTCACCCTTCGGATCGGTCGAGGACAGGGGGACCTCGCAGCGCTCCGGCTAGAGTACGCGGTACCACGCCGGCGGTGCCGCTCGCAGGAGGCAGTGCCCGCACCGACGTCGTCGCCGGCACCCTGGGCACCCTCGACGGAAGGACAACCGGACATGCTCGACGTGCTGTGGGGCATCGGGGGCATGATCGCCCTCCTCGCCATCGCCGTCCTCTTCTCGGTGGACCGCCGCAGGATCCGCATCCGCACCGTGGCCCTGGCGCTGACCATCCAGGTGGTCTTCGGCGTGCTGGTGCTCTACGTCCCGGCCGGCCGCGCCGTGCTGGAGGCCCTCACCCTGGCGGTCCAGGCCGTGATCAACTCCTCCTCCGCGGGCATCGACTTCCTCTTCGGCCCGGTCCTGCCCGAGGAGGGGTCGGTCTTCGCCTTCCAGGTGCTGCCGGTCATCGTGTTCTTCGCGGCCCTGACGTCGGTGCTGTACTACCTGGGCGCCCTGCAGTGGGTCGTGAAGATCATCGGCGGCGGCCTGGCGAAGCTCCTCGGCACGACGACGCCGGAGTCGATGAACGCGGCCGCCAACATCTTCGTGGGGCAGACCGAGGCGCCGCTGGTCATCCGGCCCTACGTGGCCGGGATGACGCGCTCCGAGCTCTTCGCCGTCATGTGCGGCGGGCTGGCCACCGTGGCCGGCTCGGTGCTCGTGGGCTACTCCCTGCTCGGAGCGCCGCTCGAGTACCTCATTGCCGCCTCGTTCATGGCGGCGCCGGCCGCCCTGCTCATGGCCAAGCTCCTCGTCCCCGCCGGGGCGCTGGAGGAGGCCCGGGACGAGGCGCCGGCGGGTGCTTCCGTGCGGACCTCCGACGATGCCGCCGGCCCGGCGGACTCCGGACACCACGCCGGTGCCCCGGCGCAGACCGGGTCGGCGAAGGAGGAGCGCCGCGGCGCCGCCCGGTGGCTCGCCCGCGGCTCCCGGCGCGGGGCGACGTCCTACGCGGCCGTCGAGTTCGCCCGCCGGGAGGACGCCCAGGGGGAGGACGCCCAGGCCGCGGCTCGCGGCGACGGCGTCGCCGCCCGGCCCGACGGTGCTGTCCGGTCGGACGATGCCGCCCAGTCCGGCGACGCCGCTCGGCCCGACGATGTTGCCCGGTCCGCCGACCCGGCAGGGGTGTCCGCCACGGACGCGGCCGACGGCGCGACGGGCGGCGCGAGGGGCGATGCGGCCGACGAGGACACGGAGCCGGCCAACGTCATCGACGCCGCCGCCCGCGGCGCGTCCGACGGGCTGAGCCTGGCCCTCAACGTCGGCGCGATGCTCATCGCCTTCATCTCCCTCATCGCGCTGATCAACATCATCCTCGGCGCGGTCGGCGGCCTGTTCGGGCTGGAGGCGATCACCCTCGAGCAGCTCTTCGGGTACGTCTTCGCGCCGGTGATGTTCGCCGTCGGAGTCCCCTGGGCCGAGGCGATCGACGCCGGCAGCTTCCTGGGGCAGAAGCTGGTGCTCAACGAGTTCGTCGCGTTCGCCGACTTCGCCCCGCAGATCGAGAACTACTCCCCCAAGACCCAGGCCATCGTGACCTTCGCCCTGACCGGGTTCGCGAACTTCGGCTCCCTGGCGATCCTGCTCGGCGGGCTCGGCGGCATCGCCCCGAGCCGGCGCCGGGACATCGCCCGGCTCGGCCTGCGGGCCGTGCTCGGCGGGACGCTGGCCAACCTCATGAGCGCCGCGATCGCGGGCATGCTCATCGGCTGACCGCGCCGGAGCGAGCACGGCCCGGCGGGACAGGCACGGCCGGTCGGCACCTGCGTGGCCCGTTCGCGCCGGGAGGGCTCGGCCGGCCGTGCTCGCCCGGACGGCCGGGCGGCATCCGGCGTCCGGTGCGCGGCCTCCGGCGTCCGGTGCGCGGCCTCCTACGCTTGGGCCGGGTCCTCACCGAAGACGTGGCCGCGCTGCTCGGCGTAGAACTCCGCCTCCGCGGGCTCGGGGCGGTCCTGGCCGTTGAGCAGCCGGTGCCACAGCGGGTAGTAGGCGGGCAGCTGGGACGCGGACGTGATCCGGTCCCGGGCCTCCTGCGGCAGCGTCAGCTCGGCGGCGTCGAGGTCCTCCTGCAGGTGCTCGAACCGCCGGGCGGCGATCACGGTCCCGTCGATGCCCGGGCGGCCCAGGATCCAGGAGATCACCACCTGGGGGATCGTCCAGCCCAGCTCCCGGGCGATCTCGTCGAAGAGCTCGATCAGGTCGTAGGCGCGGTCCCGGTCCACCACGTGGGGCTCGGGCCAGCCGGTGCCCTGGCGGGTGTCGGACGGGGTCTCGGCGCCGCGGCGGACCTTGCCGTTGAGCAGGCCCTCCCCCAGCGGGCTCCAGCCGAAGGTCGCGAGCCCGAGGTCGCGGGCCGCCGGGACGATCTCGTACTCGATCTCCCGGGCCTCCGGGGTGTAGTAGGCCTGGTGGGCCACCGGGCCCTCCAACCCGGCCAGCCGCGCCTCGTAGACCGTCTTGGCCAGCTGCCAGCCGTTGTAGTTGGACACCCCCCAGTAGCGGATCTTCCCGGCCCGGATCAGCTCGTTGGCGGTGGCGATGGTCTCGGTGATCGGGGTCTGCCCGTCCCACTGGTGCAGGTAGAGCAGGTCGAGGTGGTCGGTCCTCAGCCGCTTCAGGCTGTCCTCGACGGCCCGGGTCACGTGGATCCGGCTCGCGCCGCCGTCGTTGGGGCCGTCCCCGGTGGGGGTGCGGGCCTTGGAGGTGAGGACGACGTCGTCCCGCCTGCTGCCCAGCACCTCGCCCAGCACCCGCTCGGCGTCCCCGCCGGAGTACAGGTTGGCGGTGTCGATGAAGTTCACGCCGCGGTCCAGGGCCTCGTCGATCTGCCGGCGGGCCTCGTCCGGGCCCAGCCCCGCGATCTTCTCGAACCCTCCGCCGGAGCCGAAGGGGATGGTGCCCAGGGCCAGCCGGGAGACGTACAGGCCAGAACTGCCGAGTCGGGTGTATTCCATGGAAGGACTCCTCTGCTCGTGGTGCGGTGGTGGTGCTTCCTGCGGGTGCTCCCGGGCGGCCGGCGGACCGGGCCCGCGGGGCACGGTATGCGGCAACGACGAACCGGGGCTCAGGAATTCCGGGAGCGCGCCTCGGCGGTGGTCAGCCGGTGGGCCAGCGTGGTGAACTCGCCCACCGCCTCGGTCCAGTCCTCCAGGAGCGCCCACAGGTTCAGGCCCTGGCACCGTCGCTGCTCGACCCGGTCCGCCAAGGAGGCGAAGACGGCCGAGCGCAGCTCGGTGTTGATGTTGATCTTGCCGATGCCCGCCAGCGGCGCGCGGACCAGCATGGTCTCGGGGATCCCGGAGGCGCCGTGCAGCACGAGCGGGGTCTGCTCGGCGGCCTCGCAGATCTGCTCCAGGCGGCTCCAGTGCAGCCGCGGGGTGCCCCGGTAGTGCCCGTGCACGTTGCCCACGGCCACCGCCAGCAGGTCCGCCCCGGACCCGTCCAGGAACCCGGGGACCTCGCCGGGGTCGGTCATGCCGCCGGCCTCGGAGGTCCCGGCCGTGTCCTCGTCCCCGGGCAGGCTGCCGAGCTCCGCCTCGACCACCACGCCCGGGCCCACGAGCTCCCGGGCCCGGGCGACGAACGCGGCGTTCGCGGCGGCGGGCAGGGCGGAGCCGTCGGCCAGGACGGCGTCGACGCCGGCCGCCGCCGCGTGCTCGATCAGGTCCAGGTCCACGGCGTGGTCGAGCTGCACGCACACGGGGTTGGCGGCGTCGTCGGCCAGCGCGCGCAGGGCGGTGATGAGGCGGCGTCCGCCGGCCCCGGCGGCGGCCTTGGGCGGGACCAGGAGGATCACCGGGCGCTCGGCCCGCTCGCTGGCCTCCACCACGGCCTGGGCGGTGGTGAAGTCGTAGGTGCTCAGCGCCGGCACGGCGGTGCGGGCGGCGAGGGCGGCGGTGACGACGTCGAGCAGGTTGGCG
Protein-coding sequences here:
- a CDS encoding ribokinase gives rise to the protein MNTLRRLAPAAPAEPSRAALTVVGSINVDLTAVCERLPAPGETVIGADLQRQPGGKGANQAVAAARLAGRARMIGAVGDDPDGGLLLRHLAAAGVDTTGVRRVPAPTGTALITVDRHGENQITVCAGANAEVSLEDVSFAPEDVVLCQLEIELDTVCETARRTPGFFALNAAPARPLPAELVERCDLVIVNETEYARIPELADAELVAVTYGAQGSALYAHGRQIASAPAHEVAVVSTVGAGDAFCAALVLALAAGLDHETALRAANAVGAHAVGDASSQPEFSPLEHYLPSPSDGGTPSAGPA
- a CDS encoding NupC/NupG family nucleoside CNT transporter; protein product: MLDVLWGIGGMIALLAIAVLFSVDRRRIRIRTVALALTIQVVFGVLVLYVPAGRAVLEALTLAVQAVINSSSAGIDFLFGPVLPEEGSVFAFQVLPVIVFFAALTSVLYYLGALQWVVKIIGGGLAKLLGTTTPESMNAAANIFVGQTEAPLVIRPYVAGMTRSELFAVMCGGLATVAGSVLVGYSLLGAPLEYLIAASFMAAPAALLMAKLLVPAGALEEARDEAPAGASVRTSDDAAGPADSGHHAGAPAQTGSAKEERRGAARWLARGSRRGATSYAAVEFARREDAQGEDAQAAARGDGVAARPDGAVRSDDAAQSGDAARPDDVARSADPAGVSATDAADGATGGARGDAADEDTEPANVIDAAARGASDGLSLALNVGAMLIAFISLIALINIILGAVGGLFGLEAITLEQLFGYVFAPVMFAVGVPWAEAIDAGSFLGQKLVLNEFVAFADFAPQIENYSPKTQAIVTFALTGFANFGSLAILLGGLGGIAPSRRRDIARLGLRAVLGGTLANLMSAAIAGMLIG
- a CDS encoding aldo/keto reductase — encoded protein: MEYTRLGSSGLYVSRLALGTIPFGSGGGFEKIAGLGPDEARRQIDEALDRGVNFIDTANLYSGGDAERVLGEVLGSRRDDVVLTSKARTPTGDGPNDGGASRIHVTRAVEDSLKRLRTDHLDLLYLHQWDGQTPITETIATANELIRAGKIRYWGVSNYNGWQLAKTVYEARLAGLEGPVAHQAYYTPEAREIEYEIVPAARDLGLATFGWSPLGEGLLNGKVRRGAETPSDTRQGTGWPEPHVVDRDRAYDLIELFDEIARELGWTIPQVVISWILGRPGIDGTVIAARRFEHLQEDLDAAELTLPQEARDRITSASQLPAYYPLWHRLLNGQDRPEPAEAEFYAEQRGHVFGEDPAQA
- a CDS encoding class II fructose-bisphosphate aldolase → MRANLLDVVTAALAARTAVPALSTYDFTTAQAVVEASERAERPVILLVPPKAAAGAGGRRLITALRALADDAANPVCVQLDHAVDLDLIEHAAAAGVDAVLADGSALPAAANAAFVARARELVGPGVVVEAELGSLPGDEDTAGTSEAGGMTDPGEVPGFLDGSGADLLAVAVGNVHGHYRGTPRLHWSRLEQICEAAEQTPLVLHGASGIPETMLVRAPLAGIGKININTELRSAVFASLADRVEQRRCQGLNLWALLEDWTEAVGEFTTLAHRLTTAEARSRNS